A segment of the Dehalococcoidia bacterium genome:
TGGAACTGGGCGCGAACCGGCCGCCACCTGGAAGATGGCCGCTTGAGCATCCGCCAACTTGTCGAGCTCATGATCGAACACGAGTCCGAACACCTGGACGACATCAGGCGCTTGCGCGAGCGTGCGGTAGCAGAGCTGGCCTAGCCGCGGACGATGAACCGTCGCGTGTAAGCCGGCACGAGCGACAGCGCGCCGATGACGATCGCGAGCGCGATCAAGAACGCACCTACCGCCAGCCGCACGACGGCGTCGACCGCCGCGAGATCGTCGGATACGGCGCTGATGATGGTGAACGCCGCAATCACCAGCGTCAGCACCGCCAGCGCCGCGCCGGCGACCCGCGCGAGCGGCGACGGCAGCCGCCAGTCGGGCTCGGCGGCCATCGAAGGCTCCGCGGCCGGCGTTGTGCCGGGGGGCGCCGCGTCGGACCGGCGGTCGCGCCGTTTGCGCTTTTTCGTCATGGCTACTCCGTCGGCCCGAGGGCGAGGCCGATCAGGCGGTACGTGAGCTTCGCGGCGAGCTGCGCGCACGATCGCGGCCCGAGCGACGGCGACAGCTCCGTGACGTCGAACCCGACGACGCGCTTGCGGCGCGTCAACTCGACGAGCAGGTCCGTCACTTCGTCCCAGCGCAGGCCGCCCGGCTCCGGCGTCCCCACGGCGGACATCTCCGCCGGGTCGAAGTTGTCCAAATCGATCGTGATGTAGACGTCATCTGTCAGGTTATCGACGACGCGCGAGGCGCCGGCCTCTCGAAGTTCGCGCGGCGAGTAGAACGCGAGGCCCTCGCTGCGGATATATGCGTGGTCCTCGAAGGCGGCGCTGCGCAGGCCGACCTGCGTGACGCGCGCGACCTCGTTGGCGCGGCGCAGCGTGCAAGCGTGGTTGAACTTCGAATAGAGGTACTCGTCGCGCATGTCGGAGTGGGCGTCGAAGGCGAGCACCGAGAGGCCCGGCGTGCGCTTCGCGTGCGCGCGTACGGCGCCGACGGCGACGGTGTGCTCGCCGCCGAGCGTGACGACGAACTTCTGTTGGTCGAGCAGCTCCGCAACCACGCTCTCGATGCGGTCGATCATCGCCTCGGGCGATCCGGTGTGCGGCGCCAGTTCGGGCAGCG
Coding sequences within it:
- the speB gene encoding agmatinase, with translation MADDRFYPHANFASLEDEYSSFERSRVAVLPVPYDSTVTARAGARDGPRAIAEASADMELYDVGLGLEPYRHGIHTLPELAPHTGSPEAMIDRIESVVAELLDQQKFVVTLGGEHTVAVGAVRAHAKRTPGLSVLAFDAHSDMRDEYLYSKFNHACTLRRANEVARVTQVGLRSAAFEDHAYIRSEGLAFYSPRELREAGASRVVDNLTDDVYITIDLDNFDPAEMSAVGTPEPGGLRWDEVTDLLVELTRRKRVVGFDVTELSPSLGPRSCAQLAAKLTYRLIGLALGPTE